The Sesamum indicum cultivar Zhongzhi No. 13 linkage group LG6, S_indicum_v1.0, whole genome shotgun sequence genomic interval GACATAATTAAGGTCTTAATGAACCTCCCAAGAGAGACTGGCACAAGATCTTCAAGGCACAAGGAGAACTGCActcatgaaaaatttaaacatcACGTTAGCTTTTTCACCTAATTATGGTTAAACTAAAAGCATGTTGTTAAAAGAGAATTATATTCCACAGAAAAAACCAGTCTTAATTTCCAGGGGATAAAATAATTGACAGAAACATCTCAAATGTTGAAGCTCCATCGACTTCCACTTGAACTCATgttatgaattttgagaaactCAAGTCCCAAGGTTTTCTGTTCGAGGATGGTGGATAACTTTGTTAGAAATCATTAATAgcttaatacatatttatttggCCAAGGACAGGTTCCATGCACCtttggcatcatcatcattaatgcATACCATGTAACTAAATACCAGTGCTGTAACAAGAAGCACgtgaattatgtaaaaatccGCTTGTCACCAAACAAAAGACATTCTCATGTCTACAAATTACAGGTAAACCCAAGAAATCAAATACGCTGTAGGCATTAATGCATCATACCCTTTTATCTGACCGAAGAGAGATGTAAGCCCGATCAAGGGTAGAGACATCTCCAGTCTCCTCCAACAACTTCAAATAGAACAGTATGTACTTCCTGATGCAAGTTATAAATTTACGGGAACTTTCTGCTAGGTTAACTTCAAGAGATCGCTTGTTCCCAGAGGGGCCTGGGTTCTTGCGTCTGTATTACAAAGACGAAAAGacttcatatattatttaatgttagaagatataacataaaatttcaaaatcagtACAGCTGATTGAAACTTTTTGCTAAGATGAAACAATGAATTAGCCATGACTTCACTGAAGAAACTTACGTGAGCTTCTGAAATGCTATATGCATGTTTGagcatttaaattatttcagtgGCGTTATTATTTAGATATCTAAATCATCTATTTTTACGATAACTTCGTTCAGATCTTGAGGTTCTCAGTTAGGTTCCTCAGATTCTTAAAACTTATCTAGGGACAATAAAAGATGTTGAAGGGTTTGAACATTGTATAAAATTGAAGGTAGAATTGGATTGTGTACCTTCCTTTCTTGACCATACTGTCAATCTCCCacatatttattgtaaatgagGATCGGGATGACTTAAAGCAGAAAGAAAGTTCCTCTTTCGCTTTCTCTAGATCCCCAGTCCCACCTCTCCTGTGCAGTCCTTGAGCAAGCATATATCTCGCTTTGTGGAAGTGCTTAAGATCTCCTTCTACACAAGTTTCAAGGGCAGAAAGGCAATCACAGTAAAGCAGATTCCACGCATTTTCAAGTTTATGGAAGTCTACAACCTTAGAATTGCTACTGGCTTTTCCATCCTCGACACGAACTGCTGACTCCGAACTTTCACAGCCAAGTCCGTCAAAAATACTTGTTACAGTTTCCTTGGCTGATTTAGCAAAGGAATGTGCTGCAACAACCTGAAACCCATACATTAAGAATCAAACCCACCATCTTAGCAGTGTTAAGTAATCACAAATGAAACATGACGGTTAATCTATCAAATACGACAATAATCAATAGATAGGGAAGGTGCAAATAATTCTATGTAGTTTCTTTATACATATGTTGACATCAACTTCATTTAGCAAAATATCACATATCTGCCAAATCCCAAAAGCACAAATAAACATACCCATTGGCATATCAATGGGAGAATAAGAGGCAAATGCAGTCTTAAAAAAGAcgaaaaaacaataaatacatCATATAAGAACCTTTAAAGCCTCTTCATTTCGCTTCCCACATTTGTAGAGTAGCTTCAGCCGTGATGCATGCATTCTGTAGAATGGGTCAACAGCAGATGGATTCAAAGCAATAGCCTGGGCATAATATGAGAATGATGCATCATAAGAGTATCCAAGTTTCTCACAGAGTTTCCCCACATAAAATGCATGAGACCAATCTTCCCTGTGAAcggaaaataaataattgctAAGTTGGCAGAACATTGGTGAAGAAAGTTTGTCAGATATCAACtgagaaaaggaaagataCTTGTGTTTGAAGGCTTTCTTAAAATGACTCATCGAGTTCTGGCAGAACATTTTCCATGCTTCATCTTTTAAGGGTACAACAGATCTTTGATCATAAAATGGTACCACGTTCTGCAGACCATCATAGTATACTAATGCCAATAGCTCGTGTATCTCGCCCTGAAACCAATCAAGACAGGGATATGACAATTAATGACCGGCAAATATGTAGTATCATAATTCAAACACCACAGACAAATCACCTCAGCTTAAAAGCAATTCCACAGAAACATTCATGCAGAGCATATTCTACCAAAAAACAGGCCCAACCTGGAGGTGGATGATCTAAAAATGACTCAGAATATTTCATTGCATTAGAAAAATGCAGTTTGATCTATCTTTAGGACAATTATAttgaagaaaacataaaatccACAAATTCAACAACAGTTTCAGAGAGAAGCGACATTACTGAGTTGTGAACGCATactaacaaaaacaaattacattttccaATAGAATCACTGAGGGAGGAGGGAAACCTGTTGAGTTGCTGTCTTTGCCAGGGCCAAAGTCATCAGTAAACATCTTCTGCTCCTCCTTCGACTAGTCTCAACTCTCTGAGGCAGAGTAGCATTTTTCCTCCAACCCAATACATTAATTTGCTTACTCCCATCATTCAGCAGCAAGTCGACCTCCTACAAACCAGAAAATCAACATACACCCTTAGAGGTTTTATTAAGGTCGTATAGCTAGCCCTTGCtcctttttacattttgaaaGAGTAAAGAATGTTGTCAAGATCTTAcctcatcatatatatttgcaaGCCTCTGCCAACTTTCAAAGCGCATGGGATTGTACAATAAATCATACTTGAAGAGATTTGCATTATGCTCTACAAATTCTTCCCCTTCTTTAGTTAGAACAAAACCAGCCCATTTATCAGTTGCACTCATTTCTTCAGACTGTGCAAGAAGATAATACAAATTGCGATAAACTTCCTGGTATGGGTCAGGGCTGCAACCAGGAAACACATAATGTATTTAACTGAATCACATGTAGACAATCcacataattgaaaattaaacacaAGTAAGCCCCAACTTTACCATTCCAGTGATGATGAGTTCTGCTGTTTGGTGGGTTCATTATCTGAAAACATAATCTTCATCATGGTGTCGAGAAAACCCTCAGACCCAGCCTCCTCTGAGAGCTTATCTTCACATAATCCTGGATCATCTAAGAACTTATCAATTGCATTTCCAGCCAAAACAGTGTCAGGTGGTTGAGGAAAATGTTTGCGTATGGCTCTTAGAACTTTCCGAAGTTTAATCAGTCCAGTTCTCTGCAATAAAAGCATACAGCAGTACAACAAAACATTTCAGAATCGCAagcatcatcatatatatggaagaataaaaataaatgaagactAAGTTGAAATGGTGGACAATGTGttacaagagagagaaagaatgGCATATTGAATCTACTCACAGATGAAGCTTTCGCATATGGAAGTATATATTGGAAAACATCGGCACACTGCTCCTTAGTCTGATAATCTCCCTGGCTTGTGTTTTTATGCTTTACCAAATCCTCTTCACAAGATGAATCTGATCTTAGATTTAAACCATACAAACAGTAAAAACATTGATCTAAAGCATTATCAATGATGAGCTCAAGTTCCTCCCTCTCATCCTCAGTTAGCTCACTCTCACACTCAATAGTTTGATTGTTCTCCATTTCTCCATTGCTGGACACGCAATCAGGTCCATAACCAACATTACTGTTGGAATTTATCACTGTTGCCTCTTTATCTAAATGAGAAGAAACGCCTGCACTTACACTTTCAATTGCATCTTTTCCTAATGAACAGGCTTCATCCTTGTCAGTTTTGCTTATTTCCACGTCAAGCACATTGGAGCGTGGTTCATTTGGAGATCCTCCAGGATGNNNNNNNNNNNNNNNNNNNNNNNNNNNNNNNNNNNNNNNNNNNNNNNNNNNNNNNNNNNNNNNNNNNNNNNNNNNNNNNNNNNNNNNNNNNNNNNNNNNNNNNNNNNNNNNNNNNNNNNNNNNNNNNNNNNNNNNNNNNNNNNNNNNNNNNNNNNNNNNNNNNNNNNNNNNNNNNNNNNNNNNNNNNNNNNGAGCTGATCATCCTTGGAAGTCTGTTGATCAaactttgtttcttttcccttATTCAGAGAGTGAATATCAGATTTAAGCTTCATATCTAAGGCCAAAAGATGCTTAATTGCAAGCTTCAAGAATGTCCCTTCTTGTTCTTCACCGTTCCCTCGTGCACAACAGATCCCAAACTCCGCAAGCATATCATGGATTGCTACAATCAACTCGGCCTGATAGGGACATCAGAAAGTTAGAACACAAATGCTAGAGAAAAGATATGACACAACAATTAaccaattgaaaaaagaaaaaaacaaagttcACGGAGGTCAGAGCATGTGCTTACTTGAGATTTGATCGGAACACTAAAGTTCAAGTGTTGTAGTTTGCAGAATGCAATAGCAGTATCTACAAAATAGCATTGTTCAGCTTGCTCAATTGATTCCAGACCACCAAGCCCAAATGACTTTTTAGCAAAGCAGGAATTAGCAATATCGCACAAAAACGTTAGCAGTAAGGACTGGATGCCACCAATAGCCGCCACAGGAACTTTTTTCTGCCAAAAATATCACCAAACCACAGACATAACCCTAAGaagcaaatatataataatcttcTTACATAAAAAGGTCCATGCCTCAAATAGACCACTGGATGCCTATGCTATATCTGCAATTCTAGAGCAACCAAATGCAACAGAGAAAACCAACCACAAAAACTTACAGAATTCTCACTGGAGCTGATGATGCTCTTGATTCTTGATGCAGATTGAGAAATAGCCTCGACCTCTTCAGCAACTAAATGACTCCAATGCTTGCGTAAGCTTTCTTTTGATTGACTTTCTGATGATGAAATTAAACCAGGTGTATTATTAAGGGAACTGCCTTCCAGACCAGCTCCAGCTAAAAGTATTTGGAGTTTCCTTCTATGACAATTCAAATAGACATCAACATCCATCTGTTCTGCAAGTTCACATGATCTGATCAAAGCATCTAATGCAGAGAGCTCAACTGAGTTAAATCCTTTACCTTCATTATCCCAGTCATATAACACATCGAAATGGACATCCTCCGCTGATAATAAAAGAGGAGCAAGCACATTAGTACACTCTGAGTGCATGCTTTTCTCAAGCATCTCAGTAACAGACTTCTTCAACAAATAATCAACctcaatcaaatttatttcatgGAGGACCCTGTCCACTGTcagttttttaattactttgcAGTGTGGCAGGCAAATAGAACCAAGAGGAGTGTTCATCTTATCCTTGTCCATGAAAAGGGCTAATACAATAGAAAGTTCTTTTTGAGCCTTTCCTTTGTCACCTTCCAACAGAGATAAGCGTGCACTAATCCAAAAAAAGCGTATCCAGAAGCAATGATTGCCCCTCAACAAAGATGAGTTGTCCATtggcaattttttattatgtccAGAAACATCTATGATAGAGCAATTGTTTTTCTCATCCATGGCAGTAATATGGAAAGGATATTCCAGAGCTACAGATTCTATAATCTTACAGAGATGGTAGGATGCCTCGGACATGAAACTGCATGTTGTTGATGTTTCAAAAGACTGTAATCCCATATCATAGTATAGTtctgaaagaaaaagactacATTCAGGAGTTCTTTCATGTCCCCAATGTCTTGTCTCCTTCTCTAAGTCCAAAATTCTGGCAATACTATTCTGGTGTAAAATAGTTctatttgcaattttctctAAAAGCAAGTGACACATGTGGTAAGCACCAAAATTATTGGAAGTATTCTGGACAAATTCAATAACATCCGTAGATTCTGACTCAGGTGAATTAGCCAATACTTCAACACAATGAAAAGCAGGATCAGAGTCTTGATTGCAATTTATAGTTCCAGGTCCATCCACCAAATAAGGCACCAGAAATTGCTTCACAACTTTAGCAAGCTCCTTACTGGGGGGCAAATCCGATTCTTCTTTACCTGGTTTACGACTCCTAAGCCTTTCAAGGCGACTGCTTCGTCTCTCTTGAGGCTGTTCTTCAAATGCAGTTCCTTCCTTCTCATTTGCAGAGTTGCAATTGGCAAAAGGCATGCCTGCACCAGCTGGCATGCATGTAAATCCTTTAGCTCCAACAGCACCTGTTGATTTTGGTGCAGATGAAGGCAACTTTATGGTTAGTCTAATATCCCTGGATATATACGTCTCAGTTTTCAGTTCAGAGCCAGATGCAGAAAATGGGCGTAAGATCTCCAGTAGTTCACCAACAAGAGCTATCCAGGAGGCTTCCGAAAGTTGGACTTCAATGTTTTGCTTCAACTTTTTAGATGCTGTGGTCCTATCTAAGTCCATATCCTCATTAATAGCTTTTCTCTTCTCTGGAAACTTCAGCCTTATATGTTTTGGTTCTAGTTTATCTATACCTCTTGGGGTAAATGGAATTGGTTCAGAGTCCTCGATGGTACTTTTGACATGCAAAGCGCGAGAATGAGATGGCCAATGCCTTAATATTAGTTCTGCAACAGAAAGACAAGCCACCTCATCACCAATTGCAATTAGAACCTCCAGGAGTTTCTCCATGCAATTCCCTGCATATTAACATTTGATATTggtttcaataaattaattctagaaacatgatagatataataaaattataaagatagtGTACATAAGTAATAAGAAAGACAGGAAACATCGAAACAGTAAACTGTAATGTTTTGAAAGTCAAGTAATGGTGTAGTAGAAGggagaaagataaaaatatgcTTACAATTACTAGGGCTGCAAACTAGTCCCTGCTCAAATGCCCAACGCGAGATGCTTAATGATCCCATGGAACAAGATAATGTTCCTAATTGGTTCCAGATAACAGAATCTTTGCTATCAATCTCTACAGCTTGGAGATAGCAATGCAAAGCACTCTCATAGTAGGAAGGGCCTTGTTGAAGAAAAACTGTGGCAAGGTTTTTTAGTGCCAAAAATCTGCAGAAAGCTAAGACAGTTCAATTGAAGgaacaatttataattacacaatcATGCTAACTAGTCCTGTTAATAGACAAGCAGAAGTTTAAGTTTCGTCAACTTTCAGCAAGACAGAGCTAAACTTGCTCATGACctaaatttactttaaaagattaaaacatTCACCCACCAAACCTCTTCCAAAATAATGACAGTTGAGGAAACTTCCCACAAAGATTAATTCAGTACAAGAAACTAGGAAGCACATCAGTCAAAATATCATAACGGGATTGGTGAGGGAATGGGATTCAAATACTTTGAATGAGGAAACTTAACCTTTATGGATTAAACTCTCAATAAGCAGATACAATGACACAACAATATAGTAATGAGATTAAGTTGTTCACCAGTTCTACCCAACCCAGGCcatgaagaaaataaagaaaatcacGCCTTAAATGTTCGCTCGTTTAAGCCAACTGAAaaccttctctctctctctaaaaaagggaaacatgACAGTGGCATCTTACAATCTGAGGAGATCAGAGACATTCCTGAACTGTTTTGTGACTACATAACAATGATGGTTGATATACACATAATAACATCAAAGGCAAAGGAAATTATCACAGCCAAATAGCTAAAAAGAAACAGATTGCCATGTGATGATCAAAACCTGAGTTGTAAAAGATGACCATCGCTTGCATTATTTTCCACCTGAAaaccaaaaaggaaaattgtaattaaaacaaaCCAAAGCTGAAACAAGACatataaagaaacaaatggtaaacccaaaaaaaaactaacagaTCCTAAGAGTAGACATAACCTGTGCATTTGTTACCAATGGATCTTTTAACACCAACTCTAAAAGTTCACGAGCTTTCTCATAGTCCTTAGCTTGTAACTTCAAAAGTCCATCATGATATAATTGTGATAAATGGAACTCCTGAGAAGAACACAACCAAATTCTAAAGTTATAGATGTTTTATAACCAGTAACTGTTCAGTGAATATTAGAAAGAAGGCATAGCCACAACACCAACTTCTTAAACATGAAATGCACtacattaacaaaaagataCATCAATAACTGCgcccaccaaaaaaaaaattggtacaaaaaagtacaaaaatctTGCCTGCGCTTCTTTCGTCGGTGCTAATGGCTGCCACTGATTTCGAGAGTCAGTGTCGTTAATGGCTGCAATCGAGAACTGCAAAgcagaaacaaaattaacaagGGTAAGATACAATGGTCGGCAAAAAAATCGTCGCGAATTGAAGAACTTTTATAGAATAAAGTGCATAAGTGCGCCAATTATACGCTTACCATTATGTGGGATCCTCGCGACGAGCAGCgctaaaaaattacatgtatattTCTTCTGATTCTTGAGATTTAGGCGGGGTTTTGAGGCTCGTGCTCTTTGCTGATAAAATTCCAGTTCTccgtttcataattttcaccATGTTTAGGAGATTCAAGCGTCGAGTTTTCAAAAAGGGGCCTctactttcttcttttttgtgcATAGAGTATTTCTTCgttttttaaagtattaagACCACTTTTATTTGCAAGTtctatcaattataaatatatatatatatattatagctaaagatta includes:
- the LOC105164707 gene encoding uncharacterized protein LOC105164707 (The sequence of the model RefSeq protein was modified relative to this genomic sequence to represent the inferred CDS: added 30 bases not found in genome assembly), with amino-acid sequence MFSIAAINDTDSRNQWQPLAPTKEAQEFHLSQLYHDGLLKLQAKDYEKARELLELVLKDPLVTNAQVENNASDGHLLQLRFLALKNLATVFLQQGPSYYESALHCYLQAVEIDSKDSVIWNQLGTLSCSMGSLSISRWAFEQGLVCSPSNWNCMEKLLEVLIAIGDEVACLSVAELILRHWPSHSRALHVKSTIEDSEPIPFTPRGIDKLEPKHIRLKFPEKRKAINEDMDLDRTTASKKLKQNIEVQLSEASWIALVGELLEILRPFSASGSELKTETYISRDIRLTIKLPSSAPKSTGAVGAKGFTCMPAGAGMPFANCNSANEKEGTAFEEQPQERRSSRLERLRSRKPGKEESDLPPSKELAKVVKQFLVPYLVDGPGTINCNQDSDPAFHCVEVLANSPESESTDVIEFVQNTSNNFGAYHMCHLLLEKIANRTILHQNSIARILDLEKETRHWGHERTPECSLFLSELYYDMGLQSFETSTTCSFMSEASYHLCKIIESVALEYPFHITAMDEKNNCSIIDVSGHNKKLPMDNSSLLRGNHCFWIRFFWISARLSLLEGDKGKAQKELSIVLALFMDKDKMNTPLGSICLPHCKVIKKLTVDRVLHEINLIEVDYLLKKSVTEMLEKSMHSECTNVLAPLLLSAEDVHFDVLYDWDNEGKGFNSVELSALDALIRSCELAEQMDVDVYLNCHRRKLQILLAGAGLEGSSLNNTPGLISSSESQSKESLRKHWSHLVAEEVEAISQSASRIKSIISSSENSKKVPVAAIGGIQSLLLTFLCDIANSCFAKKSFGLGGLESIEQAEQCYFVDTAIAFCKLQHLNFSVPIKSQAELIVAIHDMLAEFGICCARGNGEEQEGTFLKLAIKHLLALDMKLKSDIHSLNKGKETKFDQQTSKDDQLKMSELHSCSTHPGGSPNEPRSNVLDVEISKTDKDEACSLGKDAIESVSAGVSSHLDKEATVINSNSNVGYGPDCVSSNGEMENNQTIECESELTEDEREELELIIDNALDQCFYCLYGLNLRSDSSCEEDLVKHKNTSQGDYQTKEQCADVFQYILPYAKASSRTGLIKLRKVLRAIRKHFPQPPDTVLAGNAIDKFLDDPGLCEDKLSEEAGSEGFLDTMMKIMFSDNEPTKQQNSSSLECPDPYQEVYRNLYYLLAQSEEMSATDKWAGFVLTKEGEEFVEHNANLFKYDLLYNPMRFESWQRLANIYDEEVDLLLNDGSKQINVLGWRKNATLPQRVETSRRRSRRCLLMTLALAKTATQQGEIHELLALVYYDGLQNVVPFYDQRSVVPLKDEAWKMFCQNSMSHFKKAFKHKEDWSHAFYVGKLCEKLGYSYDASFSYYAQAIALNPSAVDPFYRMHASRLKLLYKCGKRNEEALKVVAAHSFAKSAKETVTSIFDGLGCESSESAVRVEDGKASSNSKVVDFHKLENAWNLLYCDCLSALETCVEGDLKHFHKARYMLAQGLHRRGGTGDLEKAKEELSFCFKSSRSSFTINMWEIDSMVKKGRRKNPGPSGNKRSLEVNLAESSRKFITCIRKYILFYLKLLEETGDVSTLDRAYISLRSDKRFSLCLEDLVPVSLGRFIKTLIMSVCQDGSGSCTDPDHAEHLLEKLFNLFLEQVNLWSDIWSLPELKSLELTESSLYGYIYQYIQLLERNVKVETLEAINEKIRKRLKNPKLSNSNCAKVYRHVSAAWCRSLVISMALITPLHSRLSTEIRGLNLSGGALESEQLLCVDLQTEELWSSAFEDPNHLKNLETKWNPSLSKIKNVIIKRVSDEDLEAAATLLRSSYNFYKDTSCALLPSGINLYMVPAQLAAETYIQPGIDGVDILDMNTSRKLLLWAYSLLHGYCTNVSHVIKYCEENAKSRMKKGAGGSSTPSNAHMQTPTASQGGGTKDAIGKTNEQEVHSSLPLTTASLPETHSSHKLETGSTQKEPSTLAQNETTQHCARDSLVEKDSKRMAGSDPKPGTGNTSSVPSASVAPLCGEFNNPTGASSDEKRKISSATPNLLQCSNNPFVERSSSELRNDADRRS